CTGAACTACTTCTTCCGATTCCACGACTACCAGGTAATCTGTTTTTCCTTTATAAACTTCCACCAATGTAGTGGTATTGAGGCTTTCCACCAGGGCCGGAGGCGGAACTGCGATGTGGTACTGATCTACCGGAAAGTTGAGTGTGAGCCAATCCTCCTTACAATCTACCCGAAGTTCTCCGCTTCTTGAATCAAACACGATCGAATTGCCTTCGTAATTCTGAATATTGAAAATCACATAGGCAGCTGCTAACGTGGCATGTCCGCAAAGATCAACCTCGACAGTCGGGGTGAACCATCTGATATGGAATCCGGCTTCGGTAGGAACGTAAAATGCGGTTTCTGCCAAATTGTTTTCTGCGGCGATATTCAGCATTGTTTCATCCGGAAGCCATTGGTCCAGCGGCACGATGGCCGCAGGGTTTCCTCCAAAAAGTTTATCTGTGAAAGCGTCTATTTGATATAAGGAAAGTTTCATGTAATATCGGTCAGTTAGCAATACAAGGTATTAAAAATATCTCCCACCGCCTGAATGTGCCGGAGGAAATTTTTAATATAATTTATTAGAATGATATAAAATTAATATGTGCCCGAAACGGTTATCTCTTCTTATTTTTCATCCGGAGATAGACCCCGTTTGTCCAGCCAAAGCCCTCTTGTATCTCGTATTCGCCGCCGCCAGCCAGCAGATTTGTATCTGAAACGTTATATTTTTCAAGCATTCTACCAGAGTGCCTGAATTCTTTCTCGATCAAACCCAGCCACTCTGCCGACAGTTCATTGGCTGTTCTGTGAAAATTGTAATTCCTCAAACCTTTATAGGCAATCCATTGCAGCGGCGCCCAGCCATTTGGTGCGTCCCACTGCTGTCCCGTTTTGACTGTGGTTGTCAGCAATCCGCCGGATTTCAGGAAATTAAGCCGGATATATGCCCTTACATAGTGCGAATTCGACTTTGACGCCAATTTAAAAAACAATGGAAACGTGCCGGCAAGAGTAACGGCTTTCTTGAAATTTTGTTTTTTGAAATCGTAGTCCATGTAGTAATTTTTTTCCGGATCCCAGAAATAACGCTGTATCGCCATGCGGCGCCGGGCAGCTTTTTCGAGATACACGCTTTGCAGGGTCATATCCCCGGCAAGCAGATAGGCTTCGGACAGTGTTTGCTCCAAGTGGTACATCAGGCAGTTCAGGTCCACCGGCAGAATATCGGTCGTATGGATCGTGGCAAAATCAGTTTCATCTTCAAACCACCGGCTGCTGAAATCCCAGCCCGATTCTGCCGCTGCCCTGATATGCCTGTACAGCGAGTCGTGAGAAGTGCCGAATTTCTCATTGGCATGCGCGGCCAGTTCCACATCCTCCCGGAAAGATTCCGGCCTCGGCGTGGCCTTGTCATCCCAGTATCGGTTCAATTGCACGCCTTCCGGCAAATTCACAAGCCTGCGGTGCGCGGTGAAAGGCTCGTTTGTGCTACCAGATTCCATCCAGTAGTCATATTCTTTTTGCATTTGCGGTAAATACCGTTTAAGTATTTTCTTCCCTTCCATTTCACTGAACAGCCTTACCATCAGCGAAAAGAACGGAGGCTGCGAGCGCGTTAAGTAGTAAGTCCGGTTTGCAGTAGGAATGTAGCCGAAGCTGTCGATCAGGTAAGCAAAATTATTTATCATGCTCTCTACGAGATCAGTGCGGCCATTTTCTTTCAATCCAAGTAGCGTGAAATAGCTGTCCCAGTAATAAATTTCCCTGAAACGCCCGCCAGGGACAACATAGGCATAGGGAAGCGGGATGAGCGACCCCCCACGTTCCTGGTTTTCCGGCTGGCGGGTAAGTACCGGCCAGAGCTTTCTGACATGGTCGGAAACCGACATACTGGTGTCCGCTTTGAAAGTAGAAGCAATGTGCGACGGAATTCTGAAACAGCGCCTTACGAATTGTTCAATATCAAAATCGTCGGCGAGTTTTTCGTGATGATACCGCTCGATGATCAATACAGGATCTTCCAGCGGAATAGCGTCTGCAAAGGTTTTAGAATCCGTGAAAATATGGCTATTCTGCACATCCCGGAAAAAGGTGCCGTACAGGTCCTCAGGGGAAATATGCGACTGTCCGTAAGTGTAAGCGGGAGCAATGAATCCGTACAATAGAACTGACTTTAAAGGGTTAATGTGCTAATATCGAGCTACCTGGTTGTTGTTTAGCCCCGATCGCATTCCATTCGTCTGTAAAAATGCAACGACTGAATATAGCCTTTTGTTCCGCCAGAGCTCATAAATGTCCGGGCGGCGGGAAACAGAATTTCCTACTTTATTTGCATTTTCAGGCATCCCCGCTTAATATTGTAACATCAAGTCAATTGCTTCTCATAACAGCGATTGATTTATAAAGAAGAGGCGAGAGAATGGGCTCTACGAACCTCTGGCAACCTGCTACCACAATGGAGAAAGGTGCTAATTCCCACCTAATTTATTAGGAGATATAAAATCAATTCGCGTGTACTTACAGTTAGAAATTTCCGTAAGCCGAATGGCTTTATTCTCGCACCTGCAACTGAAAGTTATTTTTCAGATGTATCAGTCACTTCTGTTTTCGATTTGAAAACAGGCACTGACGTCAACATTTTATATTTAAATGTGCTTTGGCACCTATGCAGTCGGAACAAAAAACATTCAAGCATCCCTATCCCTATTCCCTCGAAATGGGCGGAGAGCTCGCTGGTTTTGAGCTATCATACACCACTTACGGAACCATTGACCCGGAAAAGAACAATATCATCTGGATCTGTCACGCACTTACCGGAAGCTCCAATGCGGCTGAATGGTGGGACGGGCTGGTAGGAGAAGGTAAATATTTCGATCCGGCAAAACATTTTATCGTTTGCGTCAACGTGCTGGGGTCTGCCTACGGTTCAACTGGTCCACTATCCGTCAATCCAAAAACCGGCAATGCTTACTATCGTGACTTTCCGGTGATTACGGTGAGGGATGTTGTCGGCGCGATGGACTTACTGCGGCAGGAAATGGGTATCAGGCGAATTAAAATCTGCATCGGCGGCTCGCTGGGCGGCCAGCAGGCGCTGGAATGGGCGGTGGAAGTGCCTGACCTTTTTGAAGAACTCGTACTGATCGCCTCCAATGCATTGCATTCGCCCTGGGGAATTGCATTCAACGAATCACAGCGAATGGCGATCCAGGCGGACCCTACTTTTGAAGATAATCACCCGGAAGCGGGTGCAATGGGCATGCGGGCTGCACGATCCATTGCATTGCTTTCATACCGTAATTACGATACCTATAATTTCACGCAGGCAAGGGATAACCCCGATCAGATCGACGATTTCAGGGCTTCTTCTTACCAGCAATACCAGGGAGATAAGTTCGTGAAACGCTTTAATGCGTATTCCTATTGGGTACTATCCAAGATTATGGATTCGCACAATGTAGGCAGGAACCGTGGTGGAATCGTGCATGCATTGGGCTTGGTAAAAGCGAAAACACTGGTGCTGGGGATCAAGTCCGATCTACTTTTTCCACTTTCTGAACAACAGTTTCTGGCCCGCCATATTCCCGACGCAGTTTTTCAGGAAATCGATTCGCTTTACGGGCACGACGGTTTTTTGATCGAATACAAACAGCTCACCCAGGTGATCAGAGTTTGGCAGGAAACGAACGGACAGTTGGAAATGGCTAAGATAGGCTAGCCATTTCCAACCGGATGAATTGCTTATTTTTTAGAAATGCTTAGCAGCAATTCCGGCTCGTTTGTAGTGATAAAATCCACATTCTTTTCCAGAAACGATTTCAGCATTGCTTCGTCATTTACTGTCCACACGTTCGTGGTCAGTTTTTTGGCTTTCATGGCAGGAATGTAATCTTCATTCTTTTTGTACACATTGAAATGATAGTCAATACCGTCTAAGCCGGCGGCAGCGATTTCGTCAGGCGTTTTATCTCCGTTCAGGTACTCCACGTGCGCTTTCGGCGCCAGCTCTTTCACTTTTTTGCAAACATCAAAATCGAATGCGATGTAATCGGTGATGTCTTCAACTTTTAGCTTTTTGACCATTTCCACACATTTCGTCGCCAGTGCCAGTGATCTTTCCTTTCCCATTGAAGAAGTTTTGATTTCCAGGATCAGCCTGGTTTTCTTCTGTTTCGCTCCTGCTTTCAAATAAGCTTCCAGCGTCGGCAGCGACTCGCCGTTTTCAAGCTTAATCTTGGACAGCTCGCTTGCATTGGTCTTTTCAATATGCGTACCCTTGATAGAATGATCGTGCAGCACGAAAATCACCGAATCGGCCGACATATGCACATCGAATTCGCTGCCATAGCAACCGAGCTTGATCGCATGTTCCAACGCACCGATAGAATTCTCAGTAGCTCCGGTATTCTTCCACGCGCCGCGGTGGGCGATCACTTTGTTCTTATTTTGTGACATACCTTCAAAAGTGGTAAGGCTCAAAAGGCCCACTGCGAGTAAAGCAAATACTTTTTTCATTTTAAAAATTTGGACTGAATTAAAAATACCGAAAACTCCGGTCACTTTTTAAACGACGACAGAGGCGAAAATTACTCTTTGTATTGCTAAGCAATATTAGCACAATATTAATTTTCCGAGCCCGGAATATGATGTTTCGAAACTGTGATCACAACCTGCTTGGAAGTCGGCGTATTACTTTTGTCGGCTACGCTGTCGATCGGCACCAGCACATTCGTTTCGGGGAAATAGGTTGCCGCACAGCCTTTGGGAATAGGATAAGCAACTACCAGGAACTTATGCGCAATGCGTTTCACGCCGCCAAAATCATTGTGCAGATCAACCAGACTCCCGTTCTGCAAACCCCGGTCTGCTATATCTGCTTCATTCATCAGAATTACCCGCCGCTCGTTATAAATGCCGCGATAACGGTCATTGAGACCATAAATCGTCGTATTGAACTGGTCGTGGCTACGGATCGTCATCATCGTTAACTCATCTTTTTCCAACTGGTTGACCGGAATTTCGGCGACATTGAATCGGGCTTTTTGAGACGAAGTATCAAATTTCCCTTCACGGTTACAGTTCGGTAGGTAAAATCCCGCAGGCTGCCGGACACGTTCGTTATACTTCTCAAATCCGGGAATAGTACGCTCAATATCTGCCCTGATCACATCGTAATTATCAATATACATTTGCCAATTGATCTGGCTGCGTTTCCCCAATGTCGCCTGCGCGAGTCTGCAAACGATCTCCGGCTCGCTCAATAGCATATCCGAAACCGGCGGCAAAACTCCTTTTGACATTTGTACTACCCCCATTGAATTTTCGCAGGAAATAAACTGGTTTTCACCACTTCGCATATCCATATCGCTCCGGCCGAGACAAGGCAGTATCAGCGCTTCTTCCCCGTGCACAAGGTGGCTCCGGTTCAGTTTTGTTGAAACGTGTACTGTCAGCCTGCATTTACTTAATGCTTCGGCGGTATATCTGGTGTCGGGAGTAGCTGAAAGGAAATTCCCGCCCATTGCGAAGAATACACCAACCTTTCCTTCGTGCATTGCTTTAATCGAATCAACCACATCATATCCATGTTTCCTGGGTGGAGAAAATTGGAAGTTTCGTTCGATGGAATTGAGGAGTTGATCTGTGGGTTTTTCGAAAATACCCATTGTCCGGTCTCCCTGAACATTACTATGGCCCCGCACAGGACAGGTTCCTGCGCCAGGCTTGCCGATACTGCCTTTCAATAACAATAAATTGGCTATTTCCTTAATGGTATCCACTGCATTTTTGTGCTGGGTAAGCCCCATGGCCCAGCAAACGATGATTTTGCTTTTAGTAGCCAGCAAACGTGCCGTTTCCTGAATTTGCGTAAAAGGGACCCCGCATTGCCATGCCAGTTCTTCCGCGCTGAATGCTTTCAGGTGCGTGACAAATGCTTCGTAACCTTCTGTATTATGCCTGATGAAGTCCTGATCGAAAACTGCGCCGGGATTACTATCTTCTTCTTTTAAAAGCAGTGACTCAATCGCTTTCAATAGCGCCAGGTCCCCGTTAATTTTAATTTGAAGGAAAATATCGGTCAGCGAAGCATTAATGCCCAGTACCCCTTCCATTCTTTGCGGGTTGTTAAAACCCATCAACCCCGTCTCCGGCAGTGGATTAATGGAAACGATCGTCGCTCCGTTGGATTTCGCTTTCTGTAATGCGGTGAGCATGCGGGGATGATTCGTGCCCGGATTCTGTCCGAGTATCATAATCACTTCCGCTTTGTAAAAATCGTCCAGCGTTACAGATCCCTTCCCGATCCCCAGCGATTCGCCCAATGCAACGCCGCTGCTTTCGTGGCACATATTGCTGCAATCAGGCAGGTTGTTTGTGCCAAATTCGCGTACAAAAAGCTGATATAGAAAAGCCGCTTCGTTACTGGTTCTGCCCGAGGTGTAAAACACAGCTTCATCAGGCGAAGAGAGCCGGTTAAGCTCCGATGCGATTTTTGAAAAAGCAGCTTTCCATGTAATAGGTTGATAATGCGTGCCGCCTGCCGGTAAAACCATCGGCTGCGCAATCCTGCCCTTGCCGCCAATTTCATAATCAGAGAGCCTCCCGAGCTCCAATACCGAATTTTGAGAAAAAAAATCGGGAGTCAGTTTTTTCTGGGTAGCTTCCTCAGCCACGGCCCTTGCGCCGTTTTCACAATATTCTGCCACGCCCGAGCGCTCGTCGTCCGGATCCGGCCAGGCGCAGCTCGGACAGTCAAAGCCGCCTTTTTTATTCAGGTTAAATAACGCCTTCATTCCGCGCTGCATACCGGCTTCTTTGACGATTTTCTCAAAGCTGGAAACAACCGCCGGAATACCCGCCGCTACTTTTTTGATCTTGCCTTTTTTTAGGCCGGTCAGCTTGTCCGGATTCTCTGAGCCTGGAATGGAAATCGGCGATTCAGCCATAATCAGCAGGTTTGGTTCGGGTTTTCGTAGTTGTCAGACTGGTCTTCCGCATCATTGTCCAAACATTTGAAATCTTTTTCTACTAACAGATATAACGTTTCCTGCTCGCCGACAAATATGTCCGAATCGATTCCAATCACATTATTATCCGGCCAGTCTTGCGCGAACGACTCAGGAATAAATATGGTAATGTGCTGATTTTCAAAAGAAGCCGAGAGCTTTTCGATGGCCGGCTGACTTTTGATCGCATACGCCAGCTCGCCTTGTGGAAAAGCAGTTCGTTCTTCCAGGTAACCCGTGCCGGCCAGCTGTGCTACATCTGTTTTTGACAAACGATACCGCACTTTATTTTTTTGAATTCTAATTTTCATAAACCTGTAATCCGGTGATAGCCGGTGTAAACATTAAATCTATCGTTTTTTAAAAATCCTACCAGCGTCAAATGATGCGCTTCGGCCAGCTTCACGGCCAGGCTGGAAGGCGCTCCTATTGCCGCAACGAGCTCGATGCCAGCCATTAATGCCTTTTGAATCAGTTCAAAACTTGCCCTGCCACTCAGTAAAAGTATCTTGCCTGCAAGCGGCAACTGATCCGCCAGCAATGCGGCACCGATCAGTTTATCCAAAGCATTATGCCTGCCCACATCTTCACAAAGATGAAGCAAAGTGCCTTCGTGAGCAAAAAGTGAAGCTGCATGCAACCCGCCCGTTTCTTCAAAAATATTTTGTTGTCCCGACAGTCGCGCACCGAGTGTAAAGAGTAATTCCCTGTTTACGTGAAGTGTATTTGGAAGATTGAAGGGCAAAACGGTTGTAATCGCATCAATGCTCGTTTTTCCACACACACCGCAACTGGAAGTCGTATAAAAATTCCTTTCGGAAGTATGCAAATTTGGGCTGCAGGAATCGGAAAGTGTAACCAGTACCAGATTTTCTTCAAATACCGACGATTCAATTTTTTTTATGTCATTGATGGACTGGATTATTCCTTCCGTGAACAAAAAACCTGCGGCGAGTTCGCGGTCGTTTCCGGGCGTTCGCATGGTAACCGAAATAGTTTTCCAATGCGCTCTGCCAGATTCCTGATATGCAATCCGGATTTCCAATGGTTCTTCCACAGCAAGAAAGTCCCCCGTTTCGGAAGTTGTCGCCGCGTTTACTTTTGTAATCCGGCATGAAACCACAGAAGCTGGCTGCGTTTTAACCATTGTATTTTTGTTTTAAAAACTCAGTAACCCTGGCAGAGTCTTCCGGCGTATCTACCGACTGCATTACGGTTTCATCTTTCGGAATATATTTATCCGCATTTGCATTCCGCAGAAAAGACTGTAAAGACAAATCACCTGACTTAAAATGCCTGAAAAGATCCAAACCTGTTTTCGAGGAGTACCAGCTCAGCAAAGGTTCATACTTTTCATGCTTGTTGTAAAAGGCAGCAGCAACAGAATCTTCCTGAATTGAATCGTAAAAAAGTGAAATGTCAGTCTTAGCTAAAAGCGGATAATCGCAGCCAATAAATAGAAAATCGTTTTCAGGAAAAGTATGAAATGCGGTAAGCAATGCGCCAATCGGGCCGATGTTGGAGAATTGAGGCAGGTCGATCAGCTTTTGATACTCCGTTTCGATTCTTCCAATTTGTGCTGCATTGCAGGAAATGACCGTCTCGTTGCATAAGCCGGAAAGTAAATCGGCTACATGTTCATATTGAGGCTTTTCAAAATAAACAAGCTGACTTTTGTCCGTCCCCATTCTGGAACTCTCGCCTCCGCAAACCACTATTCCGATCAGTCCCATGCAGGCAGTCTATTAATTTTTAATGCAGATTTTGGCAGAGAATCGACTTGAAACTATCGGTCAATTATGTGTAACTTCCTTTATGGAAAAGGGAGATGTTAAGATTATTAATAAAAAACCGATTTATCCGGTCAGTCCCGAATTGCGGAAATACCTGCGTTTTTATCAGCGGGACGCCCGTTTACCGGTAAGTTACCACGATTTGCTCAGTTTTTATGAATCCTTTCCGGTAACTGACAAAAATGGAAAGGACACTTTGTGGGAGAGTCCGCTATATCCCTCACATGAACTTGAAAGGCTGCATACAGGTTTGAAAAAGGTTTATGCAATGTTGAAAGCTTCCGGAAATCTGCGCATTGTGGAGCATAAGTATATTGACCGTATTGACTATTGCAAATTCGGAAATTCCAATCCTTTCCGGGTGAAAATTGTGAACCGGCTGAATGATATTTACGATTATTTCTATGTCAAAAAAGCAGATGCTTCGCGGATATATGGTTTGGAGCTGGAAGAAATATTTTCGCCAAACCAGGTTAACTACCTGGTTGATGGTGAGACACTTATTGAAGAACACATTGCCGGAATTCCGGGGGACGAATTTGCCAAAACCCGCTTGCGGCACACGGATTATAACCCGATCCGCATTGCGAAGGAGTTCGTAAAATTTAACGAACGCTGCACCATTACGCTGCTGGGCGATATGCGGGCATACAATTTCGTCATGCAGATTACGCCCGATTTCGACGACTTTCAGTTTCGGCTGAGAGCGATTGATTTCGATCAGCAGTTTTACGAGGGCAACCTGAAAGTTTACATGCCACAGTTCTTCAAGGAAAACCTGCCTTATGTAGAACTGGCGATGGAATATCTGACGGACAAAACAGTGTTGCAATATCAGCAGGAAGAACAGTCCTCCATTATGTACCAGGCGAGAAGCGAGCGGCACCGGCTGAGGGAGCTGCGCGATGTTTCGATCAAGGATAATATCTCAACAGTAGACAACATTCATCAGCTGCGAGAAGGACTAGCCAGGCATTTCAAAGACAACCATTACCAGCATTGCGAAAGTATGACGGAGATTATTGAGCTGAATATCAAGAATATAATCCGGCAGGTGATTTTGTAAAATGTCGGTCTTCCGGTTAAATCCCAAGTATTGCCTACCTTTGCGGAACAAACCGGGCAGGAACATCTGTTCGGTTGTTTCAAAATCAAACCAAATCGGAAGGCATTCAACCTTCGGCAGATTACTACAATGAGCAAACACGGACGGATTCTTGTCGCCATGAGTGGCGGCATCGACAGCTCTCTCGCAGCTGTTATGTTACACGAACAAGGTTACGAGGTCATCGGAATGACCATGAAAACCTGGGACTACGCCAGCAGTGGCGGGACCAAAAAAGAGACCGGTTGCTGTTCCCTCGATTCTATCAATGATGCCCGCAATATCGCCGTTGAGCTCGGATTCCCACATTATATCCTGGATATCCGTGCCGAGTTCGGCGATTACGTGATCGACCATTTCACAGGCGAATACCTCGAAGGCCGCACACCAAACCCGTGTGTGCTATGCAATACTCACATTAAATGGGATGCTTTGCTTCGCCGCGCCGATAGGCTGGATTGCGAATTCATCGCGACCGGGCATTATGCCAATATGCAGTTCAATGACGGAAGATATTATGTCTCCAAAGGAATAGACAGTTGGAAAGACCAGAGTTATGTGCTTTGGGGCGTGTCACAGGAAAGTCTAGCTCGCACAAAATTGCCGCTGGGCTATTTGCATAAAAGCGAAATCAGAGAAATGGCCAAAGAGCGGGGTTTTATCGACCTCGTCAACAAATCGGAGAGCTATGAAATATGTTTCGTGCCGGACAATGATTATCGTGGATTTTTAAAAAGAAGGATTCCAGGTCTGGAAGCAGAAGTGGCTGGCGGGAATTTTGTTTTTGAAGACGGTACTATTGTCGGAAAGCATGAAGGGTATCCGTTTTATACAGTGGGTCAGAGAAAAGGACTCGGCATTGCGCTCGGCAAGCCAGCATTTGTAACGGAGATTAGAAAAGAAACCAATGAAGTGGTTTTGGGAGACTTGCCGGACCTATTTCGTGATGGAATGTATGTGGGCAAACTAAATCTTCAAAAATATGCTTCACTTAAAAAACCTTTAGAAACTGTCACCAAAGTAAGATACAAACACGACGGGACGCCGGCACTAATCGAACAGATTGAACCTGATAAAATAGTTGCGCGCTTTCACGATGGCGTAAACGGTATCGCGCCAGGACAGGCTGCGGTCTTTTATGAAGGTGACGATGTGGTGGGCGGCGGCTGGATATTGAAGAGTTTCCGTCAGTAATGAAAATGCCCTGAGAAATCAGGGCATTTTCATTCAAGATATTGTTCAGGACTTACAACACTTGTATTGCCCATTTAATCGAATTGCCTTCCTGCTCTTTGGTAATCACATATAATTGATCGCCTTTAGAATTTACGAACACAAACTGCGGGTCAAGTGTCGGGGTACCGGTTGCTCCCTTTTTAACCGGGATATTCCTGAGATAATCCAGATTGGTCGCATTGTAAACGTAAATATAAGGTAAATTGGGCCTTCCCTTATCCAGCGAATCGGTTGAAATGGCAAACAAACGATTTGTAATCGCAGAATGGTCCAGCGAGGAAATCCTTTTCATCTTGTTTACAGTGTTGGTAATTGTATCCAATGCGATCGTCCCATTGTATATCATATCTTCTTCTTGATTATCAGCCAGTTTCATGACCGTCTGCCCTTTCAGAAAAACCCTTTTACCATCCTCCGAAAACCACAGATCGCCTTCAACCGGGTAAGTGCCGTGATACTTAGAGTCGTAGAGCAGAGTAGCTGTACCTTGTTGTACATCAAACTTTTCAATATCCGAAGGTCCTAAAAAATTGTCGGTGACATAAAGGTATTTACCGGAGGGGTGAAGCCTCCCTTTTGATCCTGCGTAAATCGAAGCATATTGGGATAATGTCTCTTTTCCGTTGGCCAGGTCGATACAATGGATACTTGCCCATTGGTCTCTTTTAGGAAACACGTACGCCCATTTGTTATCACCTAAAACAATATCCAATGCTTCGCAGCCAACGTCATAGGTACTGATCACTTTCCTCGTATTTAAATCTATATACGAGAGATGCGCATCAAATCCGACTACTGCAAAATTGCCGTCGCTTGATAGGGAGACGCTCATTGGAGCATAATCCAGCATTACTTTTTCTGTACTGTTTTGCGCAGGATTCAGAATATTGAGCTGGCTGGGATTGGTAGAAACGTACACAAGAATGTCCTTCTTTTTGGAATACTCGGCATCTGTAATCGCCATATCGCGTGGCAAAATAACTTCACCTTCGGGAAGCACCTCAGTATTTTTCTTGCGGCAGCCGCCGAACAAGAGTACACACAAGCCAAGAAAAAGAATGGATTGTAAAAATAAACGCATAAAAGAATAGAGGAGTAATTGTTAGGGGCACTTAGTTAGATCTTCCCAATCCGCTGCCGCACAGCCTCATATAATACAATCGAGCTGGCAACTGATACGTTCAGCGATTCAACCTGGCCGATGAGAGGGATCTTTGCGCCGCTGTCGGCTAAATGGATGAATTCCTTTGAAATGCCATCTTCTTCTGAACCCATGATAATGACCGTAGGAATTGAGAAATCAATATCATAGACTGATTTTTCAGTTTTCTCAGTACAGGCGACAATCTGTAAGCCGCTGTTTCTGAGGTATAACAGCGTTTCGTATAAATTAGGCTCCCGGCAGACTGGCAGGAAGTTTAATGCACCGGAAGAGGTTTTCATCGCATCTGCATTGATCTGCGCGCCGCCTTTGGTGGGTACGATTAACGCCTGGACACCTGCACATTCCGCAGTTCTGGCAATTGCGCCGAAGTTTCGAACGTCGGTAATGCGGT
This Dyadobacter sp. UC 10 DNA region includes the following protein-coding sequences:
- a CDS encoding PhzF family phenazine biosynthesis protein is translated as MKLSLYQIDAFTDKLFGGNPAAIVPLDQWLPDETMLNIAAENNLAETAFYVPTEAGFHIRWFTPTVEVDLCGHATLAAAYVIFNIQNYEGNSIVFDSRSGELRVDCKEDWLTLNFPVDQYHIAVPPPALVESLNTTTLVEVYKGKTDYLVVVESEEVVQNLDFDIIVLSTIPARGIIITAAGNDVDFVSRFFAPQSGIDEDPVTGSAHTTLIPYWAEKLSKNSLTAKQLSKRGGFLKCELDGDRVHIGGQARLYLKGEILIED
- a CDS encoding homoserine O-acetyltransferase family protein, giving the protein MQSEQKTFKHPYPYSLEMGGELAGFELSYTTYGTIDPEKNNIIWICHALTGSSNAAEWWDGLVGEGKYFDPAKHFIVCVNVLGSAYGSTGPLSVNPKTGNAYYRDFPVITVRDVVGAMDLLRQEMGIRRIKICIGGSLGGQQALEWAVEVPDLFEELVLIASNALHSPWGIAFNESQRMAIQADPTFEDNHPEAGAMGMRAARSIALLSYRNYDTYNFTQARDNPDQIDDFRASSYQQYQGDKFVKRFNAYSYWVLSKIMDSHNVGRNRGGIVHALGLVKAKTLVLGIKSDLLFPLSEQQFLARHIPDAVFQEIDSLYGHDGFLIEYKQLTQVIRVWQETNGQLEMAKIG
- the mobA gene encoding molybdenum cofactor guanylyltransferase, giving the protein MGLIGIVVCGGESSRMGTDKSQLVYFEKPQYEHVADLLSGLCNETVISCNAAQIGRIETEYQKLIDLPQFSNIGPIGALLTAFHTFPENDFLFIGCDYPLLAKTDISLFYDSIQEDSVAAAFYNKHEKYEPLLSWYSSKTGLDLFRHFKSGDLSLQSFLRNANADKYIPKDETVMQSVDTPEDSARVTEFLKQKYNG
- a CDS encoding DUF7009 family protein; this translates as MKIRIQKNKVRYRLSKTDVAQLAGTGYLEERTAFPQGELAYAIKSQPAIEKLSASFENQHITIFIPESFAQDWPDNNVIGIDSDIFVGEQETLYLLVEKDFKCLDNDAEDQSDNYENPNQTC
- a CDS encoding FdhF/YdeP family oxidoreductase — protein: MAESPISIPGSENPDKLTGLKKGKIKKVAAGIPAVVSSFEKIVKEAGMQRGMKALFNLNKKGGFDCPSCAWPDPDDERSGVAEYCENGARAVAEEATQKKLTPDFFSQNSVLELGRLSDYEIGGKGRIAQPMVLPAGGTHYQPITWKAAFSKIASELNRLSSPDEAVFYTSGRTSNEAAFLYQLFVREFGTNNLPDCSNMCHESSGVALGESLGIGKGSVTLDDFYKAEVIMILGQNPGTNHPRMLTALQKAKSNGATIVSINPLPETGLMGFNNPQRMEGVLGINASLTDIFLQIKINGDLALLKAIESLLLKEEDSNPGAVFDQDFIRHNTEGYEAFVTHLKAFSAEELAWQCGVPFTQIQETARLLATKSKIIVCWAMGLTQHKNAVDTIKEIANLLLLKGSIGKPGAGTCPVRGHSNVQGDRTMGIFEKPTDQLLNSIERNFQFSPPRKHGYDVVDSIKAMHEGKVGVFFAMGGNFLSATPDTRYTAEALSKCRLTVHVSTKLNRSHLVHGEEALILPCLGRSDMDMRSGENQFISCENSMGVVQMSKGVLPPVSDMLLSEPEIVCRLAQATLGKRSQINWQMYIDNYDVIRADIERTIPGFEKYNERVRQPAGFYLPNCNREGKFDTSSQKARFNVAEIPVNQLEKDELTMMTIRSHDQFNTTIYGLNDRYRGIYNERRVILMNEADIADRGLQNGSLVDLHNDFGGVKRIAHKFLVVAYPIPKGCAATYFPETNVLVPIDSVADKSNTPTSKQVVITVSKHHIPGSEN
- the fdhD gene encoding formate dehydrogenase accessory sulfurtransferase FdhD is translated as MVKTQPASVVSCRITKVNAATTSETGDFLAVEEPLEIRIAYQESGRAHWKTISVTMRTPGNDRELAAGFLFTEGIIQSINDIKKIESSVFEENLVLVTLSDSCSPNLHTSERNFYTTSSCGVCGKTSIDAITTVLPFNLPNTLHVNRELLFTLGARLSGQQNIFEETGGLHAASLFAHEGTLLHLCEDVGRHNALDKLIGAALLADQLPLAGKILLLSGRASFELIQKALMAGIELVAAIGAPSSLAVKLAEAHHLTLVGFLKNDRFNVYTGYHRITGL
- a CDS encoding glycerophosphodiester phosphodiesterase translates to MKKVFALLAVGLLSLTTFEGMSQNKNKVIAHRGAWKNTGATENSIGALEHAIKLGCYGSEFDVHMSADSVIFVLHDHSIKGTHIEKTNASELSKIKLENGESLPTLEAYLKAGAKQKKTRLILEIKTSSMGKERSLALATKCVEMVKKLKVEDITDYIAFDFDVCKKVKELAPKAHVEYLNGDKTPDEIAAAGLDGIDYHFNVYKKNEDYIPAMKAKKLTTNVWTVNDEAMLKSFLEKNVDFITTNEPELLLSISKK
- the treA gene encoding alpha,alpha-trehalase TreA; this translates as MYGFIAPAYTYGQSHISPEDLYGTFFRDVQNSHIFTDSKTFADAIPLEDPVLIIERYHHEKLADDFDIEQFVRRCFRIPSHIASTFKADTSMSVSDHVRKLWPVLTRQPENQERGGSLIPLPYAYVVPGGRFREIYYWDSYFTLLGLKENGRTDLVESMINNFAYLIDSFGYIPTANRTYYLTRSQPPFFSLMVRLFSEMEGKKILKRYLPQMQKEYDYWMESGSTNEPFTAHRRLVNLPEGVQLNRYWDDKATPRPESFREDVELAAHANEKFGTSHDSLYRHIRAAAESGWDFSSRWFEDETDFATIHTTDILPVDLNCLMYHLEQTLSEAYLLAGDMTLQSVYLEKAARRRMAIQRYFWDPEKNYYMDYDFKKQNFKKAVTLAGTFPLFFKLASKSNSHYVRAYIRLNFLKSGGLLTTTVKTGQQWDAPNGWAPLQWIAYKGLRNYNFHRTANELSAEWLGLIEKEFRHSGRMLEKYNVSDTNLLAGGGEYEIQEGFGWTNGVYLRMKNKKR